Below is a genomic region from Isosphaeraceae bacterium EP7.
ACCGCGTGCTGGCCATCAACCGAGGGGACAAAGAAGGCCCCCTGAAGGTCAAGCTCGAGGTCTCCAGGCCCGAGCTGGAAGCCGCCGTGCTCGGCTCGCTGCCGCTGGAGGGGCATCCCCAGTCCGACTTCTTCCGCGGCTCGGCCCTCGACGCCCTCGACCGCCTGCTCCTGCCCAGCCTCGAGCGTGAGGTGCGCCGCGACCTGACGGAGATGGCCGAGCGCCACGCCGTCGAGGTCTTCGCCCGCAACCTCCGCAGCCTCCTGCTCCAGCCCCCCATCCCCCGTCAGGTGGTGCTCGCCATCGACCCGGGCCTGCGGCACGGCTGCAAGGTGGCGGTGCTCGACAACTTCGGCACCCTGCTCGACAGCGGCGTCGTCTTCCCTCATGCCCCGCAGAATCGGCGGCACGAGGCCAAGATGTACCTGAAGGATCTGGTCGGCAAGTACAAGGTCGGCGTCGTCGCCATCGGCAACGGCACCGCCTGCCGCGAGACCGAGGAGCTGGTCGCCGAGATTATCGCCGAGGGGACCCGCTTCCAAGAGGCCGGCGAGACCCCCGAGACGTACAAGGCGAGCCACCCCCAGGTGCAGGTCCAGGCCCCGGCCCGGACTGAGCCGGCCCCCGCCTCCGAGATCGGCGAGGCCCAGGCCGCCGCCGAGGGAGAGCTGGCCGTCGAGCCGACCCCGCAGGCGGTTGACGTCGCCGAGGCGCCCCAGGAGACGCCCTCGATGCCGGTGCCGACCACCGGCGAAGAGTCGCACAAGGACCCCACCCCGGCGCCCGACCCCGCGCCCGCGTCGGAGCCGGCCCCCGAGACCGACCCGTCGGCCACCAGCCCCTCCGACCTGCCGCCCATCTCCGGCGGCTCGGGCGAGGATGAGCCCGTGACCGAAGGCGAGGCCCCCGCAGTGACCGAGGGCGAGGCCCCTGCGGACGCCACGCCGCCGCCGTCGTCCACCCCCGAGGCGGAGTCGCCCGAGGCCGAGGCGCAGAAGGCCGACGTCCTGGCCCACAGCGACGCGACCAGCAACCCCGCCGCCGAGTCCGAGTCGACCGAGGTCGCCGCCGAGAGCACCCTCTCCGAGGTCGTCGCCGAGGGTACCCCCTCCGAGGCCGCCCCCGATACCCCGGCCGCACCGCCCGCGCAGGCCCAGGCGCCTTCCAGGCCCCCCCGCGGGGAGCGCTCGGGCAACAAGCCCAAGGGCGATGGTGGCCCCAGGCCGCCCAAGGTCAAGCCCGGCCCGCCGCCGCCCCCCATCCCGCACGTCGCCGACCCGATCCTGGCGCAGCTCTCCTACGTCATCGTGAACGAGGCCGGCGCCAGCGTCTACTCGGTCAGCCCGGTCGGCCGCGAGGAGTTCCCCGAGAGCGACGACAAGGTCCGCGGCACCGTCTCCATCGGCCGCAGGCTGCAAGACCCGCTCTCCGAGCTGGTCAAGATCGAGCCGCAGAACATCGGCGTCGGCCTGTACCAACACGACGTGAACCCGAAGCAGCTCAAGGAATCGCTCGAAGCGGTCATCATGAGCTGCGTGAACTTCGTAGGCGTTGACCTGAACTCGGCCAGCGTCCCGCTCCTGCGGCACGTCTCGGGCCTGAACCAGGTGACCGCCCGCCGGGTGGTCGAGTACCGCCAGGCGAACGGCCCGTTCACCGACCGCGGCCAGCTTCTGCAGGTCGAGGGGATCGGCCCGGCCACCTTCACCCAGGCGGCCGGCTTCCTCAAGGTGCGCGAGGAGGTGGCCAATCCGCTCGACCGGACCTGGGTCCACCCCGAGAGCTACGAGGCCGCCGGCAAGCTGCTGGAGAGCCTCGGTTTCGGCCCCGAGATCGTCACCCAGAAGGATCGCCTTCCCGAGCTGCTCGAGAAGCTCGCGACGATCGACATCCCGGCCGTCGCCCGCGACCTGAACATCGGCGAGCCGACGCTGGCCGACATCCTCGACGCCCTGGCCAGGCCCGATCGCGACCCTCGCGACGACCTGCCCAAGCCGATCTTCAAGAAGGGGATCCTCAAGCTCGAGGACCTCTCCGCCGGCATGGAGCTGAAGGGGACCGTCCTCAACGTGGTCGACTTCGGCGCCTTCGTCGACATCGGCCTGAAGGACTCGGGGCTCGTCCACATCAGCCAGCTCGCCAATCGCTACATCAAGAGCCCGCACGACGTGGTCTCGGTGGGCGACGTGGTCGACGTCTGGGTCATGTCGGTCGACCAGGAGCGCAAACGCGTCTCCCTGACGATGGTCCAGCCCGGCACCGAACGCCCCCGAGGGCAGCAAGGCGGACCCGGCGGCGGTGCCCCGGCCGGCGGCGGCAATGTCCGACGCGGCGAGCCTCGTCCCCCGGGCCCCGGCGGCGATCGTCGGCCGGCCCCCGGCCCTCGTCCCCCCAGGCGTGAAGGCCCGATCTTGCCCGGCGTCCCGGTCGGCCCCCCGGCCGGTTCGGCGCCCGAGCCCGGCCAGGGCCCCGGACCCGCTCCCGGAGGCAGCCGCTACGGCGGCGGCCAGGGTGGCGGCGGACGTCCCGGCGGCGGCCAGGGCGGCGGTGCACGCTACGGCGGTGGCGGCGGACGGCCCGGTGGCGGCGGCCAGGGTGGTCCCGGTCGCGGTGGACCTCGGTTCGGCGGCTCGCGTCCGCCCGAACGACCCCAGACCCCCCTGCTCCCGCCCAAGCCGGCGAAGCCGCTCCCCCCGCCCCCGCCCCTGTCTAAGGACGCGCTGGCGGGCAGCGTCCCGCTCCGCACGTTCGGCCAGCTCAAGCAGCTCTGGCAGGCCCGCGACCCCGAAGAGGGCGACGAAGGCGGACCCGGCGAGGGCCAGCCCTCATCGGGCGAGCCGCAACCGCAGCACGAGCAGCCCCCGCAGCAACAGCCGCAGGCCCCGGAAGGCGACGCCTCCTGAGCGGAATCGGCCCGGCCCTGATCGATCCGAACTCACGACCCCGTCGGGACATCCGTCCCCTCGGGGTCGTGAACGATCGAGGCGTCGGACCGGTCCCGCCCCTTGGCCCCACGGCCCGGGTGTCTACAATCGACCAGACAGGCGTGGCGACATCCGCTTCATGACGCCTTTCGCCTGACCCCGGCCTGCGTCCAGGAGTCAACCGCCCGATGTTCGTGTTCGCCTGGCGCAACCTGCTCACACGCCCCCTGCGTACGGCCCTGGCCCTGGTCGGGCTGTCGATCCCCATCCTGGGCGTCATCGGCCTGTTCAGCGTCTCCAGCGGCCTTCGCGAGATGGTCGGCGACACGCTCAGCAAGATCACCGGCCTGATGATCCTGCGTGACAACGCGATCAGCCCGGTCTTCAGCAGCCTGCGGGCCGATCTGGAGCCGCTCCTCAAGTCGATCAAGGGAGTGCGCACCGTCGCGCCCGAGGTCTGGCAGCCCGCCCCTCGAATCGAAGGGGTGGGCTCGTTCAACACGGTCCTCGACGTCCTGACCACCAAGGACTCGTCTAAGCGGATCCAGAGCATCCTCGACACCCCGCTGGTGCAGGGTCAGGACATTCCGAGCCACCTGGCCCTTCGCAGCGGGGTCTACCCCTCGGCGATCCTACCCAAGGACGGCGGCCGATTTCTGGACGAGCGTGACCGGGGCCAGCTCAACGTCGTCATGCCCCTGAAGTTCGCCAAGAGCTTCCCGATCACCGAGGACGGCAAGGCGCGGCCCAGGCGAGTAGGCGACACGATCAAGATCGGCACGACCAAGTTCAACATCATCGGGATCTACGAGACCGGCTCGATGTTCCTGGACGTCGTCTTCGTCATGGACATCGACGTGGCCCGGACGCTGCTGCAACTGCCCAAGGACGCCGTTTCCAGCTTCTACGTCGAGCCGCTCGACCCGCGCGACAATGACCGGATCGCCGCCGAGGTCGAGTCGAAGGCGCAAGGCGTCGACGCCCGGAGCATGGCCGAGTTCCAGGCCAATTTCGGCGTCGTGCTCAGCCAGCTCGACACGTTCCTGCTGATGGTGGTGAGCCTGGCCTTGCTGGTGGGCATCGTCGGCATCATTAACACGATGCTGATGAGCACCACCGAGCGGTTCGTCGAGTTCGGCGTCCTGCGCACCAATGGCTGGTCGCAGGGCAACGTGCTCGGGCTGGTCACGGCCGAGAGCGCGGCACTCGGCCTGCTCTCGGGCCTGGTCGGCGCGGGGCTCGCCCTGCTGCTGACGACCCTGGCCAACCCGTTCATCGGCGGCGGCCTGAAGCTGTCGATCACCCCGGCCCAGTTCCTGACCGGGGTGGGCCTTTCCTTGATCACGGGGACGCTCGGCGGCCTGTATCCGGCCTGGCGGGCGGCCCGCCTGGTTCCCATGGACGCGATCCGGCTGGGCTCGCATTGACCCCGGCCCCGCGCGCCACGCCCCCCTCGGGGTGGTCCGACGAGAGAGGCTCGCCCCCATGATCGACGTGAATGAGGTGCACAAGGCCTACCGCAGCGGCGGGCGCTGGTTCGAGGCCCTCCGGGGAGTCTCCTGCCATATCCCTCGCGGCCGGTTTGCCTTCATCGTCGGGCCCAGCGGCTCCGGGAAGAGCACCCTGCTCTACATGCTTGGGGCCCTCGACCACCCCACCTCCGGGTCGATCGAGGTCGAGGGAATCGACCTGACGAAGATGACCGAGGCGGAGCAGAACGCCTACCGCCGCGACAAGGTCGGGTTCATCTTCCAGTCGTTCAACCTGATCAGCAACCTCACCGCCGTCGAGAACGTCCTCGTCCCGTTCCTCCCGCGCGGCGTCACGGCCGCCCAGCGCAAGGCCGCCGTTGAGCTGCTGACCGAGGTCGGGCTGGGCGACCGCCTGGACCACCGGCCTTACCAGCTTTCCGGCGGCGAGCAGCAGCGCGTCGCCCTGGCGCGTGCCCTGGTCAAGGACCCCGTCCTGGTCCTGGGCGACGAGCCCACGGGTGAGCTGGACAGCAAGACCGGCGACGAGATCTACCGGATCCTTCGCCGCCTCCAGGCCCAGCGCAACACGACCCTCATCATCGTGACCCACGACCGCCGGTTCATCAATCCCGACGACCTCGTCCTCGAGATCCAGGACGGCCTCCTCGTCAGCTCCGACGGCGACGCCCGCCCCCCGCACGTCGAAGGGGGCGAGGGCCGCGTCGCCGTCGCTCATTGATCTGGACGGACTCCGATTCCGTAACCGTCATACGGACCCCAGGCAGCGTCCGGCGGCAGCGGCGCTCTTGCCGAGAAACCGTCGAGCAACCTCGATGAAGGCCCTCTTCGAAAGCCTTCTTGACCGTACAATCTTGGCATGTGTGAGCACGCCGCCCTACTCCCCAGCGACCTGGATCTCTGTCACGAGATCATCTGCCAACAAGCGGAAACGATCCAGGAGTCGCAGCGGCGGATCGAGCAACTGGAGCATCAGGTCGAGCTACGGCTCCTTCGCCAGTCCGGCCCCTGGCGGGAGAGAGTCGATCCCAACCAGCTTCGCCTATTCACCGATGACGCCCCCGATGCCATCGCCGAGGCTGCCGCCGAGGAGCCTCCGGAGCCGGAAGGCGCGAAACTCAAACTGCGGTGGAGGCGCAGGGGCGACAGAAGCTCCCCGAGAGCCTGACCCGGAAGCGGTTCGAGTACGAGCTATCCCCCCGAGGAAATGCCCTGCCCGGACTGCGGACACACGCGGACGAAGATCGGCGAAGAGGTCAGCGAGCAGCTTGAGTACGTGCCGTCGTCGCTCTTGGTGATTCAGCGGCGCGATTTCGCTACGCCTGTCGCGCCTGCCAGGAACTGTCGCCCTCGTGGACAAACCGCCTCAGCCGATCGACAAGGGGCTCC
It encodes:
- a CDS encoding Tex-like N-terminal domain-containing protein, yielding MDNPIQVDLGRIAQDLQIRRVQVESVVQLLDEGNTVPFIARYRKERTGNLNEVAIYEVQLRVGRLRELAERKETVLKSIEAQGKLTEELAASIRAAENSKRLEDLYLPYKPKKKTKASEARDKGLEPLALRVWNRDETLTDLPAAAAEFVDAEKGLDSPEKVLEGVGHILAEAISEMAVVRDAARRAVWKTGKISTIKGEIPEGQGLEFRDYFEYSEPIAQIPPHRVLAINRGDKEGPLKVKLEVSRPELEAAVLGSLPLEGHPQSDFFRGSALDALDRLLLPSLEREVRRDLTEMAERHAVEVFARNLRSLLLQPPIPRQVVLAIDPGLRHGCKVAVLDNFGTLLDSGVVFPHAPQNRRHEAKMYLKDLVGKYKVGVVAIGNGTACRETEELVAEIIAEGTRFQEAGETPETYKASHPQVQVQAPARTEPAPASEIGEAQAAAEGELAVEPTPQAVDVAEAPQETPSMPVPTTGEESHKDPTPAPDPAPASEPAPETDPSATSPSDLPPISGGSGEDEPVTEGEAPAVTEGEAPADATPPPSSTPEAESPEAEAQKADVLAHSDATSNPAAESESTEVAAESTLSEVVAEGTPSEAAPDTPAAPPAQAQAPSRPPRGERSGNKPKGDGGPRPPKVKPGPPPPPIPHVADPILAQLSYVIVNEAGASVYSVSPVGREEFPESDDKVRGTVSIGRRLQDPLSELVKIEPQNIGVGLYQHDVNPKQLKESLEAVIMSCVNFVGVDLNSASVPLLRHVSGLNQVTARRVVEYRQANGPFTDRGQLLQVEGIGPATFTQAAGFLKVREEVANPLDRTWVHPESYEAAGKLLESLGFGPEIVTQKDRLPELLEKLATIDIPAVARDLNIGEPTLADILDALARPDRDPRDDLPKPIFKKGILKLEDLSAGMELKGTVLNVVDFGAFVDIGLKDSGLVHISQLANRYIKSPHDVVSVGDVVDVWVMSVDQERKRVSLTMVQPGTERPRGQQGGPGGGAPAGGGNVRRGEPRPPGPGGDRRPAPGPRPPRREGPILPGVPVGPPAGSAPEPGQGPGPAPGGSRYGGGQGGGGRPGGGQGGGARYGGGGGRPGGGGQGGPGRGGPRFGGSRPPERPQTPLLPPKPAKPLPPPPPLSKDALAGSVPLRTFGQLKQLWQARDPEEGDEGGPGEGQPSSGEPQPQHEQPPQQQPQAPEGDAS
- a CDS encoding FtsX-like permease family protein, which translates into the protein MFVFAWRNLLTRPLRTALALVGLSIPILGVIGLFSVSSGLREMVGDTLSKITGLMILRDNAISPVFSSLRADLEPLLKSIKGVRTVAPEVWQPAPRIEGVGSFNTVLDVLTTKDSSKRIQSILDTPLVQGQDIPSHLALRSGVYPSAILPKDGGRFLDERDRGQLNVVMPLKFAKSFPITEDGKARPRRVGDTIKIGTTKFNIIGIYETGSMFLDVVFVMDIDVARTLLQLPKDAVSSFYVEPLDPRDNDRIAAEVESKAQGVDARSMAEFQANFGVVLSQLDTFLLMVVSLALLVGIVGIINTMLMSTTERFVEFGVLRTNGWSQGNVLGLVTAESAALGLLSGLVGAGLALLLTTLANPFIGGGLKLSITPAQFLTGVGLSLITGTLGGLYPAWRAARLVPMDAIRLGSH
- a CDS encoding ABC transporter ATP-binding protein, with amino-acid sequence MIDVNEVHKAYRSGGRWFEALRGVSCHIPRGRFAFIVGPSGSGKSTLLYMLGALDHPTSGSIEVEGIDLTKMTEAEQNAYRRDKVGFIFQSFNLISNLTAVENVLVPFLPRGVTAAQRKAAVELLTEVGLGDRLDHRPYQLSGGEQQRVALARALVKDPVLVLGDEPTGELDSKTGDEIYRILRRLQAQRNTTLIIVTHDRRFINPDDLVLEIQDGLLVSSDGDARPPHVEGGEGRVAVAH